The following coding sequences lie in one Candidatus Neptunochlamydia sp. REUL1 genomic window:
- a CDS encoding HAD family hydrolase has translation MTGTIALDIDGTITDRDHLIPDEVAHYFETLHKEGWRFIFVTGRPLSFTMMTLPKLCFPYFLGVQNGSALFEMPEKKEVERYYLSLEMVHILDTLHKNVEGDFLVYSGYEKGDTCYFRPDHFSDEMRTYLKKVEKVSDAPWIPLKNFDIKEQHTFPLIKCLGPKEEMESFDQKLQKLEGIKTTLIKDPFSESLYLILITHSEADKGIAIQKIIKKFPLPAPLITGGNDNNDIPLLQYGDQRIAIKGAPEALIKLATVIAPPSEECGIIEGLKKAMENLS, from the coding sequence ATGACTGGAACAATTGCACTAGACATTGACGGGACGATAACCGACCGGGATCATCTGATTCCCGATGAGGTGGCCCACTACTTTGAAACCCTTCATAAAGAGGGGTGGCGTTTTATTTTTGTCACAGGGCGCCCTCTTTCCTTTACGATGATGACCCTCCCCAAGCTTTGTTTTCCGTACTTTTTGGGCGTCCAAAATGGCTCTGCTCTATTCGAGATGCCAGAGAAAAAGGAAGTTGAGAGGTATTATCTTTCCCTTGAGATGGTCCACATCCTTGACACTCTCCATAAAAATGTCGAAGGGGATTTCCTTGTCTATTCGGGATATGAAAAGGGAGACACTTGCTACTTCCGTCCCGATCATTTTTCAGACGAAATGCGCACCTATCTTAAGAAAGTCGAGAAAGTTTCGGATGCGCCGTGGATCCCTTTAAAGAACTTCGACATCAAGGAGCAACATACTTTTCCCCTAATTAAGTGCCTGGGTCCAAAAGAAGAAATGGAATCCTTTGATCAAAAGCTTCAAAAGCTAGAGGGGATTAAAACGACCCTGATCAAAGACCCCTTTTCCGAGAGTCTCTACCTAATCTTGATTACCCACTCTGAGGCAGACAAAGGAATTGCCATTCAAAAGATCATCAAAAAATTTCCCCTTCCAGCACCTTTGATTACGGGAGGAAATGATAACAATGACATCCCCCTTCTTCAATATGGAGATCAGAGGATTGCAATTAAAGGTGCACCAGAAGCGCTCATAAAGCTTGCGACTGTTATCGCCCCACCGAGCGAGGAATGTGGGATCATTGAAGGACTGAAAAAAGCAATGGAGAATTTGTCATGA
- a CDS encoding SAM-dependent methyltransferase has product MLYLLPNLLGEDLSHDPFLPPSIGEVIQNLDGIIAESEKGARRYLKRFTENFRDIPIRLLNEHTKEIEEIDALLAPLQKGETWGLISDAGLPVMADPGAVIVRRLHSLKIPIETFPGPSSIVYALQLSGLSAQSFTFHGYVPRKEEDLKEKLRTLPKGHTHVFIEAPYRSDKLLKNLVNGLQDETDLSVSWNLTFPNQGVRTDKILKWKQQLPTLGKVPAVFVIHGKKF; this is encoded by the coding sequence GTGCTTTACCTACTCCCCAATCTACTTGGAGAAGACCTCTCCCACGATCCATTTTTGCCCCCAAGTATTGGTGAGGTGATTCAAAACCTAGATGGTATTATCGCTGAAAGTGAGAAAGGAGCGCGTCGCTACCTCAAACGGTTCACTGAAAATTTTCGGGATATTCCCATTCGTCTCTTAAATGAACATACCAAAGAGATCGAAGAGATTGACGCTCTTTTGGCGCCTTTGCAAAAAGGGGAAACCTGGGGCTTGATTTCTGATGCGGGCCTTCCTGTGATGGCAGATCCAGGCGCTGTAATTGTGAGACGTCTTCATAGTTTGAAAATTCCTATCGAAACGTTTCCTGGGCCCTCCTCTATTGTTTATGCGCTCCAGCTATCAGGTCTCTCAGCCCAAAGCTTTACCTTTCATGGTTATGTTCCCCGCAAAGAGGAGGATTTAAAGGAAAAACTTCGCACCCTCCCGAAGGGGCACACCCACGTCTTTATCGAAGCACCGTACCGCTCCGACAAGCTTCTAAAGAATTTAGTTAACGGTCTTCAGGACGAAACAGACCTTTCTGTGTCATGGAATTTGACCTTTCCTAATCAGGGAGTTAGGACCGATAAAATCCTCAAATGGAAGCAGCAGCTTCCCACCCTTGGCAAAGTTCCAGCCGTTTTTGTCATTCATGGAAAAAAATTCTAA
- a CDS encoding enoyl-[acyl-carrier-protein] reductase, with product MRLSMSLKGKKAFIAGIGDDQGYGWAIAKQLADAGCEILIGTWAPIIKIFTTSWDAGKFDTSRQLSDGSMMTYLKLYPIDASFDTPDEVPEEIKENKRYKQYDGYTVSEVAAQIEKDYGKIDIIVHSLANGPEVKKPLLETTRQGYLSAISASAYSFVSMVKYFGPIMSDGGSAINLTYLASERAVPGYGGGMSSAKAALESDTRTLAWEAGRKWNIRINSISAGALGSRAARAIGFIGAMIEYAHHNAPLQKDLKSEEVGNAALFLLSDKASAITGVTLYVDNGMHAMGVAVDSPSLKPAEEPALT from the coding sequence ATGAGGTTAAGTATGAGTTTGAAAGGTAAAAAAGCTTTTATTGCTGGAATTGGTGATGATCAAGGATATGGCTGGGCAATCGCTAAGCAACTTGCAGATGCAGGTTGTGAGATTCTGATTGGAACCTGGGCACCTATTATTAAGATTTTTACCACGTCATGGGATGCTGGAAAGTTTGACACTTCAAGGCAACTTTCAGATGGCTCAATGATGACCTACCTCAAGCTCTATCCCATCGATGCAAGCTTTGACACTCCCGACGAAGTTCCAGAAGAGATCAAAGAAAACAAGCGCTATAAGCAGTATGATGGCTACACCGTTTCTGAAGTTGCAGCTCAGATCGAAAAAGACTACGGAAAGATCGACATCATTGTCCATTCTCTAGCTAACGGTCCTGAGGTAAAAAAGCCTCTTCTTGAAACAACACGTCAAGGCTACTTATCAGCAATCAGCGCCTCTGCTTATTCATTTGTGAGCATGGTGAAGTATTTCGGTCCGATCATGTCTGATGGCGGCTCTGCAATTAACCTTACCTATCTTGCTTCGGAGCGGGCTGTTCCTGGATACGGGGGCGGTATGAGTTCTGCAAAAGCAGCGCTGGAAAGTGATACACGCACGCTAGCTTGGGAAGCTGGACGCAAATGGAATATCCGGATCAACTCAATCTCTGCAGGTGCCCTCGGAAGTCGCGCTGCAAGAGCCATTGGGTTCATCGGCGCCATGATCGAGTATGCCCATCACAATGCTCCGCTTCAAAAAGACTTAAAATCGGAAGAAGTTGGCAATGCCGCTTTATTCCTTCTCTCAGATAAAGCCTCGGCAATCACTGGTGTGACTCTGTATGTTGATAATGGAATGCACGCAATGGGAGTTGCAGTTGATAGCCCTTCACTTAAGCCTGCTGAAGAACCAGCCTTAACTTAA
- a CDS encoding DNA polymerase III subunit delta yields MKYVKIDPFEKHLEEALPDHPSQLYFILMEDPFERRHLAERIVALLGIPSTYCESDKLLLQLESPSMFAEKGVIICDEVSAKEIPLGEEWVLIVTGEKPPPFYKKFEKEAVTLDLTGEKPWDRKSRLQRWLLEHAREKQKTLAVDAAAYLIEFSHADFALLFQELEKALVYAGKEKTVTLEMIKTICSLDPKQSGWQLSEAVVWGGPVHLGDTDLYGLIGQLRYQLQLGLQVASGKEPPRASPKKLEKIRRLGLEASYYLEGLKELFNLELKMRSNMSNQGLLLDHFRAKLTVRR; encoded by the coding sequence ATGAAATATGTGAAAATTGACCCTTTTGAAAAACATCTAGAAGAAGCTCTTCCGGATCACCCTTCGCAGCTCTACTTTATTTTAATGGAAGATCCATTTGAGCGGCGGCACTTGGCAGAGCGGATTGTGGCGCTGCTTGGGATTCCATCGACCTACTGCGAAAGTGACAAGCTACTGCTGCAGCTAGAGTCTCCCTCGATGTTTGCTGAGAAAGGGGTGATTATTTGTGATGAAGTCTCAGCAAAAGAAATTCCTCTTGGAGAGGAATGGGTGTTGATTGTAACAGGGGAAAAACCCCCTCCTTTTTACAAGAAGTTTGAGAAGGAAGCCGTAACCCTCGATCTAACAGGAGAAAAACCCTGGGATCGAAAGAGTCGATTGCAGCGTTGGCTCCTTGAGCATGCACGAGAAAAACAGAAGACTTTGGCTGTTGATGCGGCGGCATATTTGATAGAATTTTCCCACGCTGATTTTGCGCTTTTATTTCAGGAACTGGAGAAGGCTTTGGTCTATGCTGGCAAGGAAAAGACGGTTACCCTTGAAATGATCAAAACAATTTGCAGTTTAGATCCAAAGCAAAGCGGATGGCAACTTTCTGAAGCCGTTGTTTGGGGTGGCCCTGTCCACTTAGGGGACACCGATTTGTATGGGCTAATTGGGCAATTGCGCTACCAACTGCAGCTAGGACTGCAGGTTGCAAGCGGGAAAGAGCCTCCCCGCGCTTCTCCAAAAAAACTCGAGAAAATTCGGAGACTGGGACTTGAAGCTTCGTATTATTTAGAAGGGCTAAAGGAGCTCTTTAATTTAGAATTAAAAATGCGTTCGAATATGTCAAATCAAGGACTTTTGCTTGACCATTTTCGAGCCAAACTAACCGTGAGACGCTAA
- a CDS encoding flagellar biosynthetic protein FliO — MRVLKFFLILTFLPLLANEDKEKCPPPTEKKQVEHTTEQKAPPPNEIQKTVEHGEKKLEHQADTHKTTESYETAFIKTIVVLVGLLVLVILTVWMFKRISNGRIRTFNYLKSVKILEKRPLSPKSILYLIEVSGKQVLIAESQLEVRTVATLDWLGSDKDL, encoded by the coding sequence ATGCGCGTATTGAAATTTTTTTTGATTCTTACTTTCCTTCCTCTCCTAGCCAATGAGGATAAAGAGAAGTGCCCTCCCCCCACTGAAAAGAAGCAAGTGGAACACACAACTGAGCAGAAAGCGCCCCCTCCAAATGAGATTCAAAAAACGGTCGAGCATGGAGAAAAGAAACTTGAACATCAAGCCGATACCCACAAAACCACTGAGTCTTATGAAACAGCTTTCATCAAGACAATCGTTGTCCTTGTCGGACTTCTTGTCCTTGTGATCCTAACTGTCTGGATGTTCAAAAGAATCTCAAACGGGCGCATCCGAACCTTTAATTATCTCAAATCTGTCAAGATCTTAGAAAAACGCCCCCTAAGCCCTAAGTCCATCCTTTACCTCATCGAAGTTAGCGGAAAGCAAGTCCTCATTGCTGAGTCTCAGCTTGAAGTGCGGACTGTCGCCACCTTGGATTGGCTCGGCAGCGACAAAGACTTATAA
- a CDS encoding HIT family protein, with amino-acid sequence MDKGPLEIIPYTKTESWFGCVWKQLQVLWRFTIGGWKLTPDRVKVLKETYADLDSLGAKTTEKVEQHAHCAFCQKKVIDPQLILGGERVQVLYNYAPIGLGGERLHFLIVSKRHCPTFHQLNKEEYQEAMELAQFVQERIQSHFKEEGKPIQKVCAYHKTGADAGQSVPHWHMHLVMTQNGAQEWLGKLTVFRNILIGLFKLSADALEHHRRKYTALLAGE; translated from the coding sequence GTGGATAAAGGGCCCTTAGAGATAATCCCTTATACAAAGACCGAATCATGGTTTGGCTGCGTATGGAAGCAGCTCCAAGTGCTTTGGCGTTTTACCATTGGGGGGTGGAAACTCACGCCCGATAGAGTCAAAGTTCTTAAAGAAACATATGCTGATTTAGACTCTTTAGGTGCTAAGACGACAGAAAAGGTTGAGCAGCACGCGCATTGTGCTTTTTGTCAAAAGAAAGTCATCGATCCTCAGCTTATTTTAGGTGGCGAGAGAGTGCAAGTCCTATATAACTATGCCCCCATTGGCCTTGGTGGGGAGCGTCTCCATTTTCTGATTGTTTCCAAAAGGCACTGCCCAACATTTCATCAGCTCAACAAAGAAGAATACCAAGAGGCGATGGAACTTGCGCAATTTGTCCAGGAGAGAATCCAAAGCCATTTTAAGGAAGAAGGGAAGCCGATTCAAAAGGTTTGTGCTTATCATAAGACTGGCGCGGATGCTGGTCAAAGCGTCCCGCATTGGCATATGCATTTGGTTATGACGCAAAACGGAGCTCAAGAGTGGCTTGGCAAACTCACGGTATTTCGAAATATTTTAATTGGATTATTCAAATTAAGTGCTGATGCCTTAGAGCATCACAGAAGGAAATACACTGCTTTGCTTGCTGGAGAATAG